From the Chitinispirillales bacterium genome, the window GGGGGCTTCCCTCATTTTCTGCATTCCTGCGCCGTTATACATAACCGCGTCTGCGGACGCGGCGAGAAATCCGCCGCTTTCTCTGACCATATTTACATCGCCCGCCACCAAAGACAGTTTGGCGTTCTCAAACGACGCGCCCGACTGATTGGTAAGCGTTATCCAGGAAGTAATGGAAGCGGATTTGTCATTATCGGCAAGCAGTAAAACATAGTCGGCGTTCCATGAAATTTCGTTTGTAAGATACGAAACGTCAACGTTAAAGTCGCCCGTTTTTTGCGCCTGCACAATCCAGTTCATCGTAGGTTTTGCGTACAAGTTTTCTGGAATCTGAGGAAGCAGTATCTTGCCGTCGAATCCAAGCAGGATTTTACCGTTGACCTCAAACACCGGAAGAAAATTATTTGCGACTATTTTAGCGGAAACGTTTTTCTTGTCGCTCAAAATTTTATCTTCGTCTATAAGAGTAACTTCTTTCCCGACGTATTTTTCCAAAAGTTTTTCACGCGAAATCAAATCAAATTCGTAATTCTGTTCCAAAACGTTTAATCCGTCCTTTGAAACGACAATAAGCGACTGCGGAATAATCGTCGCCGGCACGCCTTCAAACCGAATAGTCGAGATTCCTTTTGCAAGCGATATTTTACGGTTTTCCTGAACCAGCGCACGATTGCCGTTGTAAACCGTGAGATTAAGCGCCGTCCTGTTTTGCGGCAAAGACAACGCCTCCGTCGAAAAAACCGCGCCTGTAAAAACCACTAAAGCCAGCATCGCTTTTGTTTTCATACTTCTTCTCCTTAATAATAAATTACGGGATATGCCGCCGATCGTTCCCGCTAATTTGAATTTTACAAATATATTTTTACTTTATTGTTCCTAAAAATATTAAACGCCGCTTTATCGCTTATCTTCTTTTTTCTCGCCGCTTGAAAAATCTTATCAGCGGTTCAACGTACCCCGAAGCGGTTGAAAGCGAAATATTATCTATTTTTTTTGAAAAAAACAATCTTTCCAAATCTTCTTTCTTTTTTATGCGTTCGGATTTATAAAATTCGCGAAATTTTTTACTCCCCGTATCTACAAGCGCTCTTTCTCCGGTTTCGGCGTCATATAATTCCAAAAGTCCTACGTTTATCAATTCGTTTTCTCGGGGGTCGTCAACGGAAATCGCAATAAAATCGTGCCTTCTTGTCGTAACCGAAAGTAATTTTTCAAAATTTTGCTCGCACATAAAGTCCGAAATACAAAAAATCACCGCTTTCTTCCTTTGAATTTGATTTATGTGCGCCAGCGCTTTAGAAATATCGGTTTTTTTGCCGGTCGGTTTGAAATACAACAACTCGCGAATCAGCGCAAGAGTATGATTTTTGCCCTTTTGCGGCGGAATGAATTTCTCTATTCTGTCGGAAAACATTAAAAGCCCGACACGGTCGTTGTTTTTTATTGCGGAAAACGCCAAAAGAGCGGCAAGTTCGGCGGTCATTTCGCTCTTGAACTGTTTTCTTGTCCCGAAATCTCCCGACGCCGAAACGTCCACCATGAGAATTACCGTAAGTTCCCGTTCTTCAACGTTGCGCTTGACAAACGGCTCGCCGGTTCTTGCCGTCACATTCCAGTCAATCATACGAACGTCGTCGCCTTCAAAGTACTTTCGCACATCGGCAAATTCCATTCCGTTACCTCTGAAAACCGTGTGGTATTCGCCGCCCATAATTGAGTCGATTATATGTCTTGTTTTGATTTCAATCCGCTTAACAGCCGATAAAACTTCGTTTGGAATCATTTTTCCTCCTTGCTTTACCAAATCGGCGCTTTTATATCTTTTGGCGCTTTTAAACCGTATTAATTCTTTCGGTATAAGATATTTCACCCATTGCCGATTTACTATTTATAATATACTTTCTGCCGCATTAAGTTTTCCCCGTATGTCCGAATCCTCTTACGCCGCGATTGGTTTGAGACAAATCCTCTTTTTCAATATAGTTTGCGGCGACGGATCTTGCCAAAACCGCCTGCGCGATTCTTTCGCCTCGATTTATCCAAAACGGCTCGTCGCTCAAATTTATCAGCAGAACAAATACTTCGCCGCGATAGTCGGAGTCAACGGTTCCGGGTGAATTTAGAACGGTTATCCCGTTTTTATGCGCAAGACCGCTTCTTGGACGAATTTGCATTTCATAGCCGATAGGAATTTCAAAAACCAGCCCCGTCGGAATTAATTGACGCTGACCGGGTTCCAATATAATAGGGTCATGATTCGCCGCACGAATATCCGCCCCTGAAGAAAAAAGCGTCATTCTGCCTGGAAGCGGCAAATCAACATTATGCGCAAGTCGTTTAACGGAGACGGCAAGCGCGTTTTGCATAAACGAATATAATGTTTTTAAGTTATTTTCAAAGTTTTTATTATTAGTCCCGTTTAACTTAAAAAACGGCATTCCGACGGATTTCGCGCCTTCGCCGTCGGTATCGCCGCGATCCCCTACCATCAATGTTTGACTCGGTTCGACGCCCATTATTTTACAAACTTCGCTAAAAATCCGCGGGCACGGCTTAAACGCTCCGAAATCTTCCGAAGAAAAACGAAAATCAAACAAATTTTTATCAAACCCAAGCGCCTCAACCCGTTCTTCGACAATTCCGTAATCGGATAAAACGGCTGTTTTTAACCCGGCGCTTTTACAATATTTAACAAAATTTATCAACTGCGGGCGATTTTTGTGAATTTTTAACGTTTTTATAAACGCGGGATAGAAAACCTCTTTTTCATAAGTGTTAGGAACTCCCGCAGCCGTCAATAATTCGCTTATTTCAAACAGTAATTTTTCTTTTGTTTCGAAATCGCGTCCCTGTAAAGAATGACGGGTTTTAAGGTATTTAAAAAAATTAATATTATGCGGAAAACAATTCAATAAAGTCGTAATCCTTACGCTCTTTGTCATCGCGTACAACGTTCCGTCAACATCAAAAATTATTCCTGAAAAAGACATCTTTTATTCTCCCGCAAGTTGTATGCAAGATTTATAAACGCTTTCAAAAACTTCTTCAAGTTCGTTTATCGACGTAGAAGAAAACGCAATTCTCAATAATCCTTGCAGTTGAATTAAACCTATCAAATATTTTTCGGCAAGCAATACGCGCAATTTCTCGGCGTCTATGTTTTTTTTTGGGCAAACGCACATAAAATATCCGGAATTAAACGGCAGAGCGTAAAAATAATCGGCGTACTTTTTATTTTTATCCAAAATTTCCTTAACTTTTTCGTAACGTTTTTTCAACAAATCAAATTTTTCCGCCTTTTCGGCTCGGTAATTGGGATGCTTATACGCCCTAACCAAAAGCGATTGGCTCATTTTTGACGCCGATGAAATTTGTTCGCGTATAAAACCGGATACTTTTTCTTCAAGCGCACGGTATAATTCTTTATTTCCGCCTTTAACTCCAAAGGTTAAGAATCCTGTTCTAAGTCCCCAAGCATAATCTTCTTTTGTCGCCGCATCGGCTTTTATCGCCAGAATATTTTCATGTGCGTCCGCCAAAAGAGAGAAAAACGATTCGGTAAAAATTCCGTTTTCAAAAACCAATCCGAAATACGCATCGTCGATTATTACAGATATTGAACTGCCGCGCTGCGCTTCTTCTACCAAAATATCCCGTATTTTATTCGCCTCTTCGACGGTCGGAGTGTATCCTGTAGGATTGTTCGGAAAATTCAAAAGCAATACTTTTTTTCCTGCGCCGCCGTGAGATACCGCGTCGCGCAAACCTTCTATATTGTATTTTCCGTCTATAGTAAACGTCGGATAAGTATCGTATTTCGCACCGGTCGAACGGCAAAAAACCAATTCGTAATTTTCCCAGAAATAGTCCGACAAAATAATTCTGTCGCCGGTTTCCAAAAACATTTGTCCCGCTATATAAATTGCATGCGTAAGAGCGGAAGTAACTACCGGAAGCGAAATCGGCACGCCTTTGAGAGACGGATTTTTTTCAAACATCATTTCATGCCAGATATTACGTAACTCATCGATACCGGAAGACGGCGCATACTGAAACGTGGTATAGCCTTCAAGTCGAGTAAGTTCCGCAAGCGACGGAAGACAGGCGGTCGATTTATCTTCTTCAAGCGCAATTCCTATCGTAGCGTTTATTTTGCAGCCGGACGCCTGTAACGACTGAGACAAAATTCCATGTTTGGGGAAATACGCTTCTTTACCTTTTAACGATAAAACGTCAAGTATAGCGGGATTATTCTCTACTATTATTGCGTTTAGTTCCTGCGCCTGCAAATTAAAACTCATACGATCTCCGTTTTTTTATGAAAATAATATTTGCATACGATATATCGGCATACAATATAAAGAAGAAATTGATTAAGTGAAAGAATATCTTAAAATGGATAGTGCAATATATTATTTTCGTATAAAATATGTAATTATGTAAAAAAGAAAATCATGACCGCTGCAAAAATATATATAGTTGAAAACGATAAAAAAAACGCGTATAAATTATCGCTTGCCGTCAAAAATAATTTATCGATAGACACCGTCTGTTTCGATAATGCGGAAGACGCGATAAATTCGGCTAAAACCGAAAAAGAACAAGATGTTCAAGCGCTTGTACTCTCACTGAAACTTTCGATGGATAATTATACTCCGCTTGAAAACATTGCGACAATTCTGATTACAAATCACATTCCGCTTCAAAGCAAACAAATGCTTCTTGCAAATAATCTGGTCGATACGGTCGCCGGCTACGGCGGTAAAAACATTACTTATATTATAAATATTATCCGACATATTTCTATTATTAAAGAAATAAGCGTGCTTTTAATTGAAAACGAAAGCGTTGTCGGAAAATTAGTTTCAAGAACTCTTTCGGCGTTGGGTGTCAGTATTATTGAAACTCCAGACTGTAAATCTGCGCAAAAAATTCTTGACGGCAACGATAAAATCCGTATAATTTTTATTGACGGCGATTCTCATGACGCTATACCGTTTATACGTAAACAAAGAGATAAATTCGGAAAATCGGATTTACCGATAGTCGCTCTCATAAACGAAAGCGCCGAAACCGAGAAATCGCTTGAATTGCTTCGTTCGGGAGCGATGGATTGCGTCAAAAAAGAATTTGCGGCTCCGGGAGCGCTGGAATATTTTCACACGCGAATCAGACTTATTTTGCGGGCGGCGGTCTCATATTTTGAAATGGAAAAATCGGCAAATCTCGATATGCTTACAAATACGCTTAATCGCAGAAGTTTTTACGAAACAAGCGAGAATCTTTTTGCAAGTTTTGTACGCGGTAATATTTCTATTTCAATGATAGATATCGACGATTTTAAAAATATCAACGACATTTACGGACATTCGGCGGGCGACGCCGCACTTGTTTGTTTATGCGGCAAAATTAAGGAACAGATTCGTAAAACCGATGTTTTGGCAAGATTCGGGGGTGAAGAATTTTGTCTTTTACTTGTGGGAACAGACGGCGAAAATGCAATCTTTAAGCTAGATCGAATAAGAAAATCGATAGAAGAAACGAAAGTAAAATATGAAGACAAAGAATTCGGATTTACAATTTCAATCGGCTGTTGCTGTGAAACGAAATCTTCCATAAAAGACATGATGGAAATTGCCGATAAACGTCTTTATTACGCAAAAAGACACGGAAAAAATTGTGTCGTAGGAAACGATTGCGGCGGCGATAATTCTGAGAATTTGTTGAAATTTTAAGTGAAAATTTAAAATCTTTTTTCTATAAATAATTTATGTCGTTTTATTCCAAAACCTTTCATTCTTTTTACAAAAAAACCGGCCGTACGCAAATTTTGTTTGACGGCGCCCGCCGCCGTATAGGTCGCCGCCGTTGTGCCGATTTCGCTTTTTTCATAAAGTTTTTTGCAAATTTCTCCGCTCCACATTTCCGGATTTTTGTCAGGCGAATGTCCGTCAAGATACCAACAATCAATTTTTACGTCAAGTTCATTCAAGAAATCGTTTACATCGCCGAAATACATATTGAAAATTACTTTTATTTCTCCGAACCGCCATACAACACAGTTGAATCCGTTTTTAATATTGCAAAATAATTCGTCGTAATTCATTAGAAACTCCGCGTAAATTTCGGGAAAATTCTTTAGATATTCAAAAATCATTTCGTCTATTTTAGTTTTGGGTAAAATGTGCTTTTCTACCGAAAAATATAGAATTTCGGCGGCGATAACGTCGTTTTCTCTCAGGCGGCATAAGGTAGCAAGCAAGTTTAATCCTGTTCCAAACCCTAACTCTCCAATAGCCAAATTTGCCGATTTTTTGACTTTTTCTACAATGCCGCACGTATCAACGAAAACAGACTTTGATTCTTCAAAGCCGTTTTCGTTTGAAAAATAACAATCGCCGTAGATAGGGTTTAACGTCAATTACCCCATCACAACTTCAACGTTGACTTTTCCACCTTTCGCAAACGAAAGCGGAATAACGTTTCCATTAATTTCTTTGCCGTTAACTTTTACCGACTTTACGCCTTTTTCTATACCTTTAGGGTTGGAAAAATTAATGTTGAATATCGTATTTCTGAAAGTTCTAACGGCAGAGAATTTCTTCCATTTCGGAGAAACACAGGGGTCGATAAGAAGTCCGTCGTACTTTCTGCGAACACCGAAAATCCAATCTATAAGTACATTCAAACGAGTAGGTGCGGTTCCGGTAAGCCACGTATGTCCCGCTTTCCCGTGGTCGTTCGATGCAGGTCCGGAAACATATTCGGGATATACGAAACGTTCCGCCGCATATAGATACGGATCGTTTTCGCTAGTGACGGCCGGAAGCGTTTTCATATAAACTTCGTGCGCTTCTTTCCCGTAACCGAAAATACAGAGCGACGCGATATACCATGATTCCAAGTGTCTGAACTCGCCGCCGTTTTCTTTTTTGCCAGGAGCGTTGCGTTTCCAGCCTTGATCGTCTATGGGTAATTTCCCTTTAACCATCGTTTTATCGCCCTGACAAATTGCGATTCCGTATTTGTCGTCAAGTTCTTTTTCACAAACTTTTTTACAGGCGTCAAATCTTGCTTTGTCGGCAATCCCGCTGAATCCCGACCAAGCTATCGGTTCAAAAAACACTAATCCGTCCGTCTTACTGCATCCCAAATCGACCGGAACCGCCGTTTTTTCCATTTCACTTAGAATGTCGGACGCTTCAAGTCCGGTATGCCCGAAAGACATATTTTTTATAACCGCTTTGTAGTCGTTTGAGGCTACGGCGCGAATATAATTCCCGTTTTTATCAATACACCTTTTTTCAATTTCGTCCTTAACGGTTTTCGCCTTCTGAGCGTAATCCGCCGCCAAATCTTTTTCAATTCCTCTGGCGTTAAACAATTCAATCATATCGTTCAACGCTTTGTAAAGCTGTTGCGCCGCCATTGTAGAAACGCTTGTAAAATTACCCGACAAATCGTCGTTCCAATCAGCCATAAGCATATACGGCAAACCTTTATCGCTTTGCCCCCAAACTTTGTTTATCGCAACTTTCAAATGCTCAAGCACAGTACCTTTTTTAGCAGGCAAATCTTCTTTTTCATCGCAATACGAAACATTTTCGTCTAAAAGTTCAAAATCACCGCTTTCTTTAATATATTCGGCAACCGCATAAATAAGCCAAAGCGGGTCGTCGCAAGTCACGAAATCTTTGTTTCCGGCCGCCGTCACATAGAAATTGTGATACACAAATCCGTCGGAAAACATTTGCTGCGCCGTGAATTTAATCAATTCTTTCGCCGGTTTCGGGTCATACGGTAAAAGCGCCAAAATATCCTGTAATATGTCACGGAAACCGTATCCGTATTCAAAACCCGAATGGAAACGCGACTTCATTCTATTGAGCAGCGCAACCATAGCGCACTGATACTGAAGCCACTTGTAAGACGGATTAAGAATTTCGTCAACGCCGTCCACTTTAATAGACAACTTGCCTAATTCCGTCTTCCATTCTTTTTTCACTTCTTCAAGCATTTTTTTAGCGTTTTCCGGATTAAGCGCTTCTTTCAAAAATTTTCTTATTGATTTTTTGTCTTCGATATAATAATCTTCCGTAGAAGGCGTTGCGCCTATAACAACGATTTCCTTAGTTTCTCCGGCTTTTATTTCAAACGTGTTTTTTATCGACGACAGCGACGAACAACTTTCTTCGGCGTCGCGGTTCGGCAAATCCCAATTTTCAACTACCGCAGACGGATTTTCCATAGTGTTCGTATAATGTCCTACAAATTCGTCATAGCGAGTCGAAAACTGATTATTAGGAAGCGAATTCGTATGAACGAGAACTTTTCCGAACATCGATTTTATTTTTTCTTCGTTACTGTCAAAATCACGTCCGAAAGCGCATCTCCAAACAACCGCATTAAGCGTCTTATCGACTATCGCGCCGCCCATCATGAGCGTATTGAAACCGCTGAATTGTATTTGCCGCGCGTCTCCTATATTAACGGGATTGACATTAAACATTGTAACTTTACGATCTTTTTTATCATTGTTTTTTATTTTTATAATTTGCACCATGGCGTCATAATCATTGGGAATGAAATTCAGCGTTTCTACGTCAAATTTATTATATTTCGTTTTGAATTTTAGATAACCGAACCCAAAAGTCGTTTCAAGCGTTTGAGTTTTATTGAGAACGGGATACCAAGAATTTGAAAAATATTTTCCGTCTTGAGTACGAAAATATGTATAACTTCCAAGCAATCTGGTTTTATAAGGGTCTTCGTGAACAAACCCGTTAAGAATATCGCCTTCTTGAGTTCCGATTCTTGCAAAAGAAGTCCCGCTATTAGTTATCCCCCAGCAGAGAGTGTCTGTGGGTATTTGATTTCTTCTTGCCAAAAGCATAAGCCAAGGTTCGCGGGTCATATCTCCGAACTTTTCTTTAATCACGACTTCATTTTGCGAATTGAAGCCGAATTTTCCGTTGTTCCTCAAGTTTACCATGACAATAATCCCTTTCTTCTATTATATTTTATCAACATTCTTAACTAAAACGACAATACTTGATATGTGAAAATATAATATGGTATTAGGCTTGTGCATATTTTTCATGTAATGTAATAAAAAATCGCTTATTTTTTAACATTTTTATTTATACTTAAAGTATTTTTTGTTGAGCGTGTTTTTTTACAGTAAAACAGGAAC encodes:
- a CDS encoding DUF58 domain-containing protein, translated to MIPNEVLSAVKRIEIKTRHIIDSIMGGEYHTVFRGNGMEFADVRKYFEGDDVRMIDWNVTARTGEPFVKRNVEERELTVILMVDVSASGDFGTRKQFKSEMTAELAALLAFSAIKNNDRVGLLMFSDRIEKFIPPQKGKNHTLALIRELLYFKPTGKKTDISKALAHINQIQRKKAVIFCISDFMCEQNFEKLLSVTTRRHDFIAISVDDPRENELINVGLLELYDAETGERALVDTGSKKFREFYKSERIKKKEDLERLFFSKKIDNISLSTASGYVEPLIRFFKRREKRR
- the dut gene encoding dUTP diphosphatase, with the translated sequence MSFSGIIFDVDGTLYAMTKSVRITTLLNCFPHNINFFKYLKTRHSLQGRDFETKEKLLFEISELLTAAGVPNTYEKEVFYPAFIKTLKIHKNRPQLINFVKYCKSAGLKTAVLSDYGIVEERVEALGFDKNLFDFRFSSEDFGAFKPCPRIFSEVCKIMGVEPSQTLMVGDRGDTDGEGAKSVGMPFFKLNGTNNKNFENNLKTLYSFMQNALAVSVKRLAHNVDLPLPGRMTLFSSGADIRAANHDPIILEPGQRQLIPTGLVFEIPIGYEMQIRPRSGLAHKNGITVLNSPGTVDSDYRGEVFVLLINLSDEPFWINRGERIAQAVLARSVAANYIEKEDLSQTNRGVRGFGHTGKT
- a CDS encoding aminotransferase class I/II-fold pyridoxal phosphate-dependent enzyme; the encoded protein is MSFNLQAQELNAIIVENNPAILDVLSLKGKEAYFPKHGILSQSLQASGCKINATIGIALEEDKSTACLPSLAELTRLEGYTTFQYAPSSGIDELRNIWHEMMFEKNPSLKGVPISLPVVTSALTHAIYIAGQMFLETGDRIILSDYFWENYELVFCRSTGAKYDTYPTFTIDGKYNIEGLRDAVSHGGAGKKVLLLNFPNNPTGYTPTVEEANKIRDILVEEAQRGSSISVIIDDAYFGLVFENGIFTESFFSLLADAHENILAIKADAATKEDYAWGLRTGFLTFGVKGGNKELYRALEEKVSGFIREQISSASKMSQSLLVRAYKHPNYRAEKAEKFDLLKKRYEKVKEILDKNKKYADYFYALPFNSGYFMCVCPKKNIDAEKLRVLLAEKYLIGLIQLQGLLRIAFSSTSINELEEVFESVYKSCIQLAGE
- a CDS encoding diguanylate cyclase — its product is MTAAKIYIVENDKKNAYKLSLAVKNNLSIDTVCFDNAEDAINSAKTEKEQDVQALVLSLKLSMDNYTPLENIATILITNHIPLQSKQMLLANNLVDTVAGYGGKNITYIINIIRHISIIKEISVLLIENESVVGKLVSRTLSALGVSIIETPDCKSAQKILDGNDKIRIIFIDGDSHDAIPFIRKQRDKFGKSDLPIVALINESAETEKSLELLRSGAMDCVKKEFAAPGALEYFHTRIRLILRAAVSYFEMEKSANLDMLTNTLNRRSFYETSENLFASFVRGNISISMIDIDDFKNINDIYGHSAGDAALVCLCGKIKEQIRKTDVLARFGGEEFCLLLVGTDGENAIFKLDRIRKSIEETKVKYEDKEFGFTISIGCCCETKSSIKDMMEIADKRLYYAKRHGKNCVVGNDCGGDNSENLLKF
- the mnmD gene encoding tRNA (5-methylaminomethyl-2-thiouridine)(34)-methyltransferase MnmD, whose amino-acid sequence is MTLNPIYGDCYFSNENGFEESKSVFVDTCGIVEKVKKSANLAIGELGFGTGLNLLATLCRLRENDVIAAEILYFSVEKHILPKTKIDEMIFEYLKNFPEIYAEFLMNYDELFCNIKNGFNCVVWRFGEIKVIFNMYFGDVNDFLNELDVKIDCWYLDGHSPDKNPEMWSGEICKKLYEKSEIGTTAATYTAAGAVKQNLRTAGFFVKRMKGFGIKRHKLFIEKRF